One Oryza sativa Japonica Group chromosome 8, ASM3414082v1 DNA window includes the following coding sequences:
- the LOC4346152 gene encoding uncharacterized protein isoform X1, which yields MICTNSLVRIECRSLNGLLAFLHNLFPALSEHDAMMYLFHSNANLEQVTFRAMCDHDISCSHEDAYKAAADAAWHPHPDAQAEFAVSTHPMLLPIDKPSLAVSRTLTSNEVELISRYFSQKSYPAKSVPSVPELVPRADELVKRSQQNFMANQYFICRKVKAALKRYAKEKGTEYELHVICGTNFDVPENGRYGYFRNRKGFPYAHVNFLARPKGSQRDNTAPSLFFLECSNGEEDIGTLFSCCAELESPTDSGRCFHCECKGTKIVHPAIGTYRGRETDFEEMSCGKQEIDSKGLIISEKMAIEFVGLCEDDSIYFDPSKDYDFALGLNNLVREDDEALEELHRDIAECERMKVCDMSCEPDLLAEITEDVLQDCQGHLVPQC from the exons ATGATCTGCACCAACAGTCTCGTGCGCATTGAGTGCCGCTCCCTCAACGGCCTTCTTGCTTTCCTCCACAACCTCTTCCCTGCATTATCTGAACACGATGCCATGATGTACCTTTTCCACTCCAATGCTAACCTTGAACAAGTCACTTTTAGAGCAATGTGCGATCATGATATATCCTGCTCTCATGAGGATGCTTACAAGGCAGCAGCAGACGCGGCATGGCATCCTCATCCTGATGCTCAAGCTGAATTCGCTGTGTCAACCCATCCAATGCTGTTGCCCATTGACAAGCCATCGCTAGCGGTTAGCCGCACACTCACTTCCAATGAGGTGGAGCTCATTTCAAGATATTTTTCACAGAAATCATACCCTGCCAAATCTGTGCCATCAGTTCCTGAATTGGTTCCCAGAGCTGACGAGTTGGTCAAACGCAGCCAGCAAAATTTCATGGCTAATCAATATTTCATCTGCAGAAAGGTGAAAGCTGCATTGAAGAGATATGCAAAAGAAAAG GGAACCGAGTATGAACTTCATGTCATCTGCGGTACAAATTTTGATGTACCTGAGAATGGCAGATATGGTTACTTTCGGAATCGCAAAGGATTTCCATATGCTCATGTGAATTTTCTGGCAAGACCAAAGGGTTCACAGCGTGATAACACTGCTCCTAGTCTTTTCTTCCTGGAGTGCAGCAATGGTGAAGAAGATATTGGTACACTATTTTCATGCTGCGCTGAACTAGAGTCGCCTACAGATTCTG GTAGGTGCTTTCATTGTGAGTGCAAAGGAACTAAGATTGTGCATCCAGCTATTGGAACATACCGAGGGCGTGAAACAGACTTCGAGGAAATGTCTTGTGGGAAACAGGAAATTGACAGTAAAGGACTTATTATCTCTGAGAAGATGGCTATTGAGTTTGTGGGTTTATGTGAGGATGACAGTATCTATTTTGATCCTTCTAAGGACTATGACTTCGCTCTTGGCTTGAACAACTTAGTTAGGGAGGATGATGAAGCTCTTGAAGAGCTTCACAGAGACATTGCCGAGTGCGAGAGAATGAAAGTCTGTGACATGTCCTGTGAGCCAGATCTGTTGGCGGAAATCACAGAGGATGTTTTGCAAGATTGTCAAGGGCATCTTGTTCCCCAGTGCTAA